From the Daucus carota subsp. sativus chromosome 8, DH1 v3.0, whole genome shotgun sequence genome, one window contains:
- the LOC108197600 gene encoding U4/U6 small nuclear ribonucleoprotein Prp31 homolog isoform X4 yields the protein MAPIEIDVFRFGSDDEVTELPESQLNIEFIKRVEDFLEIHHVPSRGLDLTSEGLIFDAIHFLMKIENELYVMFRRHFSGPESVVKKTVTDWINEEHHDESFDHVLELVSLRKRLVDLVDGWVVYSAPNLSALVGTLVAGKIMVTAGGLGFLAKMPSCNIQLLGFQNIFLDGLPAKFTLGYLQESEILQTFPSAVTRGAALVLAANCRTAARFDFMETDPSGSTGKHLREVVLNKLRRYEKRLLPGLGELDQSTPPGNVCLQR from the exons ATGGCACCGATTGAGATTGATGTCTTCCGCTTTGGAAGCGACGATGAGGTCACAGAACTCCCTGAATCGCAGTTGAACATTGAGTTTATCAAG AGAGTTGAAGATTTTCTCGAAATTCATCATGTTCCCTCCCGTGGACTAGATTTGACATCTGAAGGGCTTATTTTTGATGCTAttcattttttgatgaaaattgaAAACGAGTTGTATGTGATGTTTCGTCGCCACTTTTCGGGGCCTGAATCCGTTGTCAAAAAAACTGTAACGGATTGGATTAATGAGGAGCATCATGATGAGTCATTTGATCACGTGCTTGAACTTGTTTCACTGAGGAAGAGGCTTGTGGACTTGGTTGATGGTTGGGTGGTTTACAGTGCACCCAACCTCTCTGCCCTAGTTGGAACATTGGTTGCGGGAAAGATTATGGTCACGGCTGGTGGATTAGGATTCTTAGCAAAGATGCCTTCTTGTAACATCCAACTCCTCGGATTCCAAAACATTTTTCTAGATGGACTACCCGCTAAATTTACCCTAGGCTATCTTCAGGAGTCTGAAATTTTGCAAACCTTTCCATCAGCGGTAACCAGGGGTGCTGCTCTTGTGCTTGCTGCCAACTGTCGTACTGCTGCGCGATTTGATTTTATGGAAACAGATCCATCTGGAAGTACAGGAAAACATTTGCGAGAAGTTGTTCTCAACAAGCTTAGAAG atATGAAAAGAGGCTCTTACCAGGACTTGGAGAGCTTGACCAGAGTACACCGCCGGGTAATGTTTGTTTACAACGTTAG
- the LOC108199238 gene encoding ISWI chromatin-remodeling complex ATPase CHR11-like, giving the protein MAKLSDHSSDDSPAESSEQEQLPVNEEEDEEELEAVARTVATDDDDFADEQDDVQDNEEDDAGATGEISKREKARLREMQRLKKQKIEEILADQNAAIDADMNNKGKGRLKYLLQQTEIFAHFAKGDQSSSQKAKGKGRHASKLTEKEEDEEYLKEEEDELAGGGGTRLLVQPSCIQGKMRDYQLAGLNWLIRLYENGINGILADEMGLGKTLQTISLLGYLHEFRGITGPHMVVAPKSTLGNWMNEIKRFCPTLRAVKFLGNPDERRYIREELLVAGKFDVCVTSFEMAIKEKTVLRRFSWRYIIIDEAHRIKNENSLLSKTMRLFHTNYRLLITGTPLQNNLHELWSLLNFLLPEIFSSAETFDEWFAISGENDQEEVVQQLHKVLRPFLLRRLKSDVEKGLPPKKETILKVGMSQMQKQYYKALLQKDLEVVNAGGERKRLLNIAMQLRKCCNHPYLFQGAEPGPPYTTGDHLITSAGKMVLLDKLLPKLKERDSRVLIFSQMTRLLDILEDYLMYRGYLYCRIDGNTGGDDRDASIDAFNKPGSEKFVFLLSTRAGGLGINLATADIVILYDSDWNPQVDLQAQDRAHRIGQKKEVQVFRFCTEYTIEEKVIERAYKKLALDALVIQQGRLAEQKTVNKDELLQMVRFGAEMVFSSKDSTITDEDIDRIIAKGEEATAELDAKMKKFTEDAIKFKMDDTADLYDFDDDKDENKVDFKKIASDNWIEPPRRERKRNYSEAEYFKQTMRQSGPARPKEPRIPRMPQLHDFQFFNTQRLTELYEKEVRFLMQVNQKNQSKDTIEADEPEEMGDPLTAEEQEEKEQLLEEGFSTWSRKDYNTFLRACEKYGRNDVKGIASEMEGKSEEEVERYSKVFQERYKELNDYDKVIKNIERGEARISRKDEIMKAIGKKLDRYKNPWLELKIQYGQNKGKLYNEECDRFMICMIHRLGYGNWDELKAAFRTSPLFRFDWFVKSRTTQELARRCDTLIRLVERENQEFDERERQARKEKKLAKNTAPSKRTLTKQAESPPPTNKKKRSS; this is encoded by the exons ATGGCCAAACTCTCCGACCACTCCTCCGACGATTCTCCGGCCGAATCGTCGGAGCAAGAGCAGCTCCCAGTCAACGAGGAGGAAGACGAGGAGGAGCTTGAAGCTGTCGCCAGAACTGTTGCCACCGACGACGACGACTTCGCAGATGAACAGGACGACGTTCAAGATAACGAG GAAGATGATGCGGGGGCTACTGGTGAAATTAGCAAGCGAGAGAAAGCTAGGTTGAGAGAAATGCAGAGGTTGAAGAAACAAAAGATAGAAGAAATATTGGCTGACCAGAATGCTGCTATTGATGCCGACATG AATAACAAGGGAAAGGGACGTCTCAAGTACCTGTTGCAGCAAACGGAGATATTTGCTCACTTTGCAAAAGGAGACCAATCTTCTTCGCAGAAGGCAAAGGGAAA AGGTCGACATGCATCTAAACTTACAGAAAAGGAAGAAGATGAGGAATATCTGAAAGAGGAGGAAGACGAACTTGCTGGAGGCGGCGGCACAAGGCTACTAGTGCAGCCCTCAT GTATTCAGGGGAAGATGAGGGACTACCAACTTGCGGGGCTAAATTGGCTTATTCGTCTATATGAGAATGGTATTAATGGAATCCTTGCTGATGAAATG GGTCTTGGTAAGACATTGCAAACCATCTCCTTGCTTGGTTATTTGCACGAATTTAGAGGAATTACTGGTCCGCACATGGTTGTTGCTCCAAAATCTACTCTTGGAAATTGGATGAATGAAATAAAGAGGTTTTGCCCTACATTACGTGCGGTCAAATTTCTTGGAAATCCTGATGAACGG cGTTACATACGTGAAGAATTGTTAGTTGCTGGGAAGTTTGATGTTTGTGTTACCAGTTTTGAGATGGCGATCAAAGAAAAAACTGTATTACGCCGTTTCAGTTGGCGCTATATTATAATCGATGAAGCTCACCGGATCAAGAATGAGAATTCACTACTTTCAAAAACCATGAGACTGTTTCATACTAATTATCGCCTCCTCATCACTGGGACTCCTCTTCAG AACAATCTTCATGAACTCTGGTCACTCCTGAACTTTCTACTTCCGGAGATTTTTAGTTCAGCAGAAACTTTTGATGAATGGTTTGCAATCTCTGGGGAAAATGACCAGGAAGAGGTTGTTCAACAGCTTCACAAG GTCCTCCGACCATTCCTTCTGAGAAGGTTGAAGTCAGATGTTGAGAAGGGCTTGCCTCCAAAGAAGGAGACAATACTCAAGGTTGGTATGTCCCAGATGCAGAAGCAGTATTATAAGGCTTTATTACAGAAGGATCTCGAGGTTGTAAATGCTGGTGGAGAGCGAAAGCGCCTTCTGAATATAGCTATGCAGCTACGTAAATGTTGTAACCATCCATATCTTTTCCAAGGTGCAGAACCTGGTCCACCGTATACAACAGGAGATCATCTTATAACGAGTGCTG GGAAAATGGTTTTGCTAGACAAGTTGCTCCCAAAACTTAAAGAACGCGATTCACGGGTTCTAATATTTTCTCAG ATGACAAGACTGCTTGATATCCTGGAAGACTATCTGATGTATCGAGGATATCTGTACTGTCGGATTGATGGTAATACTGGTGGTGACGATCGTGATGCTTCTATTGATGCCTTCAACAAGCCAGGGAGCGAGAAATTCGTTTTCTTATTGTCAACAAGAGCTGGAGGACTTGGAATTAATCTGGCAACTGCAGATATTGTCATATTGTACGACAGTGATTG GAATCCTCAAGTTGATTTGCAGGCTCAGGATCGTGCCCACAGGATTGGGCAGAAAAAAGAAGTTCAAGTTTTTCGTTTCTGCACTGAG TATACCATTGAGGAGAAGGTTATTGAAAGAGCCTATAAGAAACTTGCACTTGATGCATTGGTAATCCAACAAGGACGATTAGCTGAGCAAAAAA CTGTTAACAAAGATGAGCTATTGCAAATGGTTAGGTTTGGTGCGGAGATGGTTTTTAGTTCTAAAGATAGCACTATTACAGATGAGGATATAGACAGGATCATCGCTAAAGGGGAAGAGGCAACTGCTGAACTTGATGCCAAAATGAAGAAGTTTACTGAGGATGccattaaatttaaaatggaTGATA CTGCAGACCTCTatgattttgatgatgataAG GATGAAAACAAGGTTGATTTCAAGAAAATTGCCAGTGATAATTGGATTGAACCTCCAAGAAGAGAGCGGAAGCGCAa TTACTCAGAAGCAGAGTATTTTAAGCAAACAATGCGCCAAAGTGGTCCAGCAAGACCAAAAGAGCCTCGAATTCCTCGCATGCCACAGTT gCATGACTTTCAGTTCTTTAATACACAGAGGCTTACTGAGTTGTATGAAAAAGAAGTTCGCTTTCTTATG CAAGTTAATCAGAAGAATCAATCAAAAGATACAATTGAAGCGGATGAGCCTGAAG AGATGGGAGACCCTTTGACCGCTGAGGAACAGGAAGAGAAGGAGCAGTTGTTGGAAGAG GGCTTTTCAACATGGAGCAGAAAAGACTACAATACTTTTCTTAGGGCATGTGAGAAATATGGCCGTAATGATGTAAAAGGTATTGCGTCTGAAATGGAAGGaaaatcagaggaagaagtcgaAAGATATTCCAAAGTTTTTCAAGAGAGATACAAAGAGTTAAATG ATTATGACAAAGTCATCAAGAATATTGAAAGAGGAGAGGCAAGGATATCCCGTAAGGATGAGATAATGAAAGCAATAGGGAAGAAGCTGGACCGTTATAAGAATCCTTGGTTGGAACTAAAAATACAGTACGGTCAAAACAAGGGGAAATTGTATAATGAAGAGTGTGATCGTTTTATG ATCTGCATGATTCACAGACTTGGTTATGGGAACTGGGATGAGCTGAAAGCAGCATTTCGTACTTCTCCGTTATTTCGCTTTGATTGGTTTGTTAAGTCTCGCACTACTCAGGAGCTTGCAAGACGATGTGACACACTCATTCGGTTGGTGGAGAGAGAAAACCAAGAATTTGACGAGCGGGAAAGACAGGCTCGCAAAGAGAAGAAACTTGCCAAG AACACAGCACCGTCAAAGCGTACTTTGACAAAGCAGGCCGAAAGCCCCCCTCCCACTAATAAGAAGAAAAGAAGCAGCTAA
- the LOC108197600 gene encoding U4/U6 small nuclear ribonucleoprotein Prp31 homolog isoform X5, translated as MAPIEIDVFRFGSDDEVTELPESQLNIEFIKQRVEDFLEIHHVPSRGLDLTSEGLIFDAIHFLMKIENELYVMFRRHFSGPESVVKKTVTDWINEEHHDESFDHVLELVSLRKRLVDLVDGWVVYSAPNLSALVGTLVAGKIMVTAGGLGFLAKMPSCNIQLLGFQNIFLDGLPAKFTLGYLQESEILQTFPSAVTRGAALVLAANCRTAARFDFMETDPSGSTGKHLREVVLNKLRRYEKRLLPGLGELDQSTPPGLELII; from the exons ATGGCACCGATTGAGATTGATGTCTTCCGCTTTGGAAGCGACGATGAGGTCACAGAACTCCCTGAATCGCAGTTGAACATTGAGTTTATCAAG CAGAGAGTTGAAGATTTTCTCGAAATTCATCATGTTCCCTCCCGTGGACTAGATTTGACATCTGAAGGGCTTATTTTTGATGCTAttcattttttgatgaaaattgaAAACGAGTTGTATGTGATGTTTCGTCGCCACTTTTCGGGGCCTGAATCCGTTGTCAAAAAAACTGTAACGGATTGGATTAATGAGGAGCATCATGATGAGTCATTTGATCACGTGCTTGAACTTGTTTCACTGAGGAAGAGGCTTGTGGACTTGGTTGATGGTTGGGTGGTTTACAGTGCACCCAACCTCTCTGCCCTAGTTGGAACATTGGTTGCGGGAAAGATTATGGTCACGGCTGGTGGATTAGGATTCTTAGCAAAGATGCCTTCTTGTAACATCCAACTCCTCGGATTCCAAAACATTTTTCTAGATGGACTACCCGCTAAATTTACCCTAGGCTATCTTCAGGAGTCTGAAATTTTGCAAACCTTTCCATCAGCGGTAACCAGGGGTGCTGCTCTTGTGCTTGCTGCCAACTGTCGTACTGCTGCGCGATTTGATTTTATGGAAACAGATCCATCTGGAAGTACAGGAAAACATTTGCGAGAAGTTGTTCTCAACAAGCTTAGAAG atATGAAAAGAGGCTCTTACCAGGACTTGGAGAGCTTGACCAGAGTACACCGCCGG GGCTAGAATTGATAATATGA
- the LOC108197600 gene encoding U4/U6 small nuclear ribonucleoprotein Prp31 homolog isoform X3, whose amino-acid sequence MAPIEIDVFRFGSDDEVTELPESQLNIEFIKQRVEDFLEIHHVPSRGLDLTSEGLIFDAIHFLMKIENELYVMFRRHFSGPESVVKKTVTDWINEEHHDESFDHVLELVSLRKRLVDLVDGWVVYSAPNLSALVGTLVAGKIMVTAGGLGFLAKMPSCNIQLLGFQNIFLDGLPAKFTLGYLQESEILQTFPSAVTRGAALVLAANCRTAARFDFMETDPSGSTGKHLREVVLNKLRRYEKRLLPGLGELDQSTPPGNVCLQR is encoded by the exons ATGGCACCGATTGAGATTGATGTCTTCCGCTTTGGAAGCGACGATGAGGTCACAGAACTCCCTGAATCGCAGTTGAACATTGAGTTTATCAAG CAGAGAGTTGAAGATTTTCTCGAAATTCATCATGTTCCCTCCCGTGGACTAGATTTGACATCTGAAGGGCTTATTTTTGATGCTAttcattttttgatgaaaattgaAAACGAGTTGTATGTGATGTTTCGTCGCCACTTTTCGGGGCCTGAATCCGTTGTCAAAAAAACTGTAACGGATTGGATTAATGAGGAGCATCATGATGAGTCATTTGATCACGTGCTTGAACTTGTTTCACTGAGGAAGAGGCTTGTGGACTTGGTTGATGGTTGGGTGGTTTACAGTGCACCCAACCTCTCTGCCCTAGTTGGAACATTGGTTGCGGGAAAGATTATGGTCACGGCTGGTGGATTAGGATTCTTAGCAAAGATGCCTTCTTGTAACATCCAACTCCTCGGATTCCAAAACATTTTTCTAGATGGACTACCCGCTAAATTTACCCTAGGCTATCTTCAGGAGTCTGAAATTTTGCAAACCTTTCCATCAGCGGTAACCAGGGGTGCTGCTCTTGTGCTTGCTGCCAACTGTCGTACTGCTGCGCGATTTGATTTTATGGAAACAGATCCATCTGGAAGTACAGGAAAACATTTGCGAGAAGTTGTTCTCAACAAGCTTAGAAG atATGAAAAGAGGCTCTTACCAGGACTTGGAGAGCTTGACCAGAGTACACCGCCGGGTAATGTTTGTTTACAACGTTAG
- the LOC108197600 gene encoding U4/U6 small nuclear ribonucleoprotein Prp31 homolog isoform X1, with amino-acid sequence MAPIEIDVFRFGSDDEVTELPESQLNIEFIKQRVEDFLEIHHVPSRGLDLTSEGLIFDAIHFLMKIENELYVMFRRHFSGPESVVKKTVTDWINEEHHDESFDHVLELVSLRKRLVDLVDGWVVYSAPNLSALVGTLVAGKIMVTAGGLGFLAKMPSCNIQLLGFQNIFLDGLPAKFTLGYLQESEILQTFPSAVTRGAALVLAANCRTAARFDFMETDPSGSTGKHLREVVLNKLRRYEKRLLPGLGELDQSTPPESGEKQGRFSGVGLVAKPWEIAKW; translated from the exons ATGGCACCGATTGAGATTGATGTCTTCCGCTTTGGAAGCGACGATGAGGTCACAGAACTCCCTGAATCGCAGTTGAACATTGAGTTTATCAAG CAGAGAGTTGAAGATTTTCTCGAAATTCATCATGTTCCCTCCCGTGGACTAGATTTGACATCTGAAGGGCTTATTTTTGATGCTAttcattttttgatgaaaattgaAAACGAGTTGTATGTGATGTTTCGTCGCCACTTTTCGGGGCCTGAATCCGTTGTCAAAAAAACTGTAACGGATTGGATTAATGAGGAGCATCATGATGAGTCATTTGATCACGTGCTTGAACTTGTTTCACTGAGGAAGAGGCTTGTGGACTTGGTTGATGGTTGGGTGGTTTACAGTGCACCCAACCTCTCTGCCCTAGTTGGAACATTGGTTGCGGGAAAGATTATGGTCACGGCTGGTGGATTAGGATTCTTAGCAAAGATGCCTTCTTGTAACATCCAACTCCTCGGATTCCAAAACATTTTTCTAGATGGACTACCCGCTAAATTTACCCTAGGCTATCTTCAGGAGTCTGAAATTTTGCAAACCTTTCCATCAGCGGTAACCAGGGGTGCTGCTCTTGTGCTTGCTGCCAACTGTCGTACTGCTGCGCGATTTGATTTTATGGAAACAGATCCATCTGGAAGTACAGGAAAACATTTGCGAGAAGTTGTTCTCAACAAGCTTAGAAG atATGAAAAGAGGCTCTTACCAGGACTTGGAGAGCTTGACCAGAGTACACCGCCGG AATCTGGAGAGAAACAGGGTAGATTTTCCGGAGTAGGTCTGGTGGCAAAGCCCTGGGAGATTGCAAAATGGTGA
- the LOC108199966 gene encoding U4/U6 small nuclear ribonucleoprotein Prp31 homolog, with protein sequence MATFADSFMADLNDLSDHVDGELAEIQVINSAADLDNVSNLQKSKRYIDLEEDESDLEYQLIVDCIALSVDIENEIMIIHNFIRDKYRLKFPELESLVKHPIDFARVVKKIGNEVDLTLVDLEQLLPSAIIMAVSITASTTRGKPLDAEDLGKIVEACDRVLALDSEKNKVLDYVESRMGFIAPNLSAIVGSAVAAKLIVAAGGLSGLANREYNVQLLGAKPNNLAGFSAANYKFRGGYMEQTEIFQSTPPALRKLASRQLALKSTLAASVDFTGGDLSGGVGRALREEILKKIENKQELHPARHVKPLPIPDVRQKKRRGGRRLRKMKERYAVTDMQKLRNRMQFGVPEESSLGDGLGVGYGMLRASIGQSKLAAKVTKKYGGRSSASSFATSGFTSSLAFTPFQGIQLANPAN encoded by the coding sequence ATGGCAACTTTTGCTGATTCGTTCATGGCAGATCTTAATGACCTTTCTGACCATGTGGACGGGGAGCTTGCTGAGATTCAAGTCATCAATTCTGCTGCTGATTTGGACAACGTATCCAACCTACAGAAATCCAAGCGTTATATTGATCTCGAGGAGGACGAATCTGATCTAGAATACCAGCTAATAGTGGACTGCATTGCTTTGTCAGTTGATATTGAAAACGAAATAATGattattcataattttattcgtGACAAGTACCGCCTCAAATTTCCAGAGCTTGAGTCGCTGGTGAAGCATCCGATTGACTTTGCTCGTGTTGTGAAAAAGATTGGGAACGAAGTTGATCTGACCCTGGTTGATTTGGAACAACTATTGCCCTCAGCTATTATTATGGCGGTCTCAATTACCGCGTCAACCACAAGGGGCAAGCCACTCGATGCTGAAGATCTGGGGAAGATAGTGGAGGCCTGTGACAGGGTTCTTGCGCTGGATTCAGAAAAGAACAAGGTTCTTGATTATGTAGAGAGTAGAATGGGATTTATTGCTCCGAATCTTTCTGCTATAGTTGGCAGTGCTGTTGCTGCCAAATTGATTGTCGCTGCTGGTGGATTATCAGGACTTGCTAATAGAGAATACAATGTTCAGCTTCTTGGTGCTAAGCCCAATAATTTAGCAGGATTTTCAGCCgcaaattataaatttcgtgGAGGATATATGGAGCAAACGGAGATTTTCCAGAGCACGCCCCCTGCTTTGAGGAAGCTTGCTTCGCGTCAGTTAGCTTTAAAATCTACACTTGCTGCCTCTGTTGATTTTACTGGAGGGgatttaagtgggggagttgGGAGGGCCTTGCGTGAGGAGATCCTTAAGAAGATTGAGAATAAGCAAGAGCTGCATCCTGCAAGACATGTGAAACCTCTTCCAATTCCTGATGTCCGTCAGAAAAAAAGGAGAGGGGGTCGGCGATTAAGGAAAATGAAAGAAAGATATGCTGTAACGGATATGCAGAAGCTAAGAAACCGGATGCAGTTTGGAGTGCCGGAGGAGAGCTCTTTAGGGGATGGTTTAGGGGTGGGATATGGAATGTTGCGGGCATCAATTGGTCAGAGCAAACTTGCTGCCAAAGTTACAAAAAAGTACGGAGGGAGGAGCTCTGCAAGTAGTTTTGCAACCTCAGGATTCACTTCAAGTTTGGCCTTTACACCTTTTCAGGGAATTCAGCTCGCAAATCCAGCTAACTAG
- the LOC108197600 gene encoding U4/U6 small nuclear ribonucleoprotein Prp31 homolog isoform X6, translated as MAPIEIDVFRFGSDDEVTELPESQLNIEFIKRVEDFLEIHHVPSRGLDLTSEGLIFDAIHFLMKIENELYVMFRRHFSGPESVVKKTVTDWINEEHHDESFDHVLELVSLRKRLVDLVDGWVVYSAPNLSALVGTLVAGKIMVTAGGLGFLAKMPSCNIQLLGFQNIFLDGLPAKFTLGYLQESEILQTFPSAVTRGAALVLAANCRTAARFDFMETDPSGSTGKHLREVVLNKLRRYEKRLLPGLGELDQSTPPGLELII; from the exons ATGGCACCGATTGAGATTGATGTCTTCCGCTTTGGAAGCGACGATGAGGTCACAGAACTCCCTGAATCGCAGTTGAACATTGAGTTTATCAAG AGAGTTGAAGATTTTCTCGAAATTCATCATGTTCCCTCCCGTGGACTAGATTTGACATCTGAAGGGCTTATTTTTGATGCTAttcattttttgatgaaaattgaAAACGAGTTGTATGTGATGTTTCGTCGCCACTTTTCGGGGCCTGAATCCGTTGTCAAAAAAACTGTAACGGATTGGATTAATGAGGAGCATCATGATGAGTCATTTGATCACGTGCTTGAACTTGTTTCACTGAGGAAGAGGCTTGTGGACTTGGTTGATGGTTGGGTGGTTTACAGTGCACCCAACCTCTCTGCCCTAGTTGGAACATTGGTTGCGGGAAAGATTATGGTCACGGCTGGTGGATTAGGATTCTTAGCAAAGATGCCTTCTTGTAACATCCAACTCCTCGGATTCCAAAACATTTTTCTAGATGGACTACCCGCTAAATTTACCCTAGGCTATCTTCAGGAGTCTGAAATTTTGCAAACCTTTCCATCAGCGGTAACCAGGGGTGCTGCTCTTGTGCTTGCTGCCAACTGTCGTACTGCTGCGCGATTTGATTTTATGGAAACAGATCCATCTGGAAGTACAGGAAAACATTTGCGAGAAGTTGTTCTCAACAAGCTTAGAAG atATGAAAAGAGGCTCTTACCAGGACTTGGAGAGCTTGACCAGAGTACACCGCCGG GGCTAGAATTGATAATATGA
- the LOC108197600 gene encoding U4/U6 small nuclear ribonucleoprotein Prp31 homolog isoform X2: MAPIEIDVFRFGSDDEVTELPESQLNIEFIKRVEDFLEIHHVPSRGLDLTSEGLIFDAIHFLMKIENELYVMFRRHFSGPESVVKKTVTDWINEEHHDESFDHVLELVSLRKRLVDLVDGWVVYSAPNLSALVGTLVAGKIMVTAGGLGFLAKMPSCNIQLLGFQNIFLDGLPAKFTLGYLQESEILQTFPSAVTRGAALVLAANCRTAARFDFMETDPSGSTGKHLREVVLNKLRRYEKRLLPGLGELDQSTPPESGEKQGRFSGVGLVAKPWEIAKW, translated from the exons ATGGCACCGATTGAGATTGATGTCTTCCGCTTTGGAAGCGACGATGAGGTCACAGAACTCCCTGAATCGCAGTTGAACATTGAGTTTATCAAG AGAGTTGAAGATTTTCTCGAAATTCATCATGTTCCCTCCCGTGGACTAGATTTGACATCTGAAGGGCTTATTTTTGATGCTAttcattttttgatgaaaattgaAAACGAGTTGTATGTGATGTTTCGTCGCCACTTTTCGGGGCCTGAATCCGTTGTCAAAAAAACTGTAACGGATTGGATTAATGAGGAGCATCATGATGAGTCATTTGATCACGTGCTTGAACTTGTTTCACTGAGGAAGAGGCTTGTGGACTTGGTTGATGGTTGGGTGGTTTACAGTGCACCCAACCTCTCTGCCCTAGTTGGAACATTGGTTGCGGGAAAGATTATGGTCACGGCTGGTGGATTAGGATTCTTAGCAAAGATGCCTTCTTGTAACATCCAACTCCTCGGATTCCAAAACATTTTTCTAGATGGACTACCCGCTAAATTTACCCTAGGCTATCTTCAGGAGTCTGAAATTTTGCAAACCTTTCCATCAGCGGTAACCAGGGGTGCTGCTCTTGTGCTTGCTGCCAACTGTCGTACTGCTGCGCGATTTGATTTTATGGAAACAGATCCATCTGGAAGTACAGGAAAACATTTGCGAGAAGTTGTTCTCAACAAGCTTAGAAG atATGAAAAGAGGCTCTTACCAGGACTTGGAGAGCTTGACCAGAGTACACCGCCGG AATCTGGAGAGAAACAGGGTAGATTTTCCGGAGTAGGTCTGGTGGCAAAGCCCTGGGAGATTGCAAAATGGTGA